From the genome of Halomonas sp. I5-271120, one region includes:
- a CDS encoding DUF2384 domain-containing protein has product MSAEAIIEPSDYDAPDTFDQFISDLKARARHDKSPIISPRMFCRAMGMDVQTLAARAHVHRVTVNRAQGSEKLQTYLRDAVRVMGAAAAVNDNLQDAAFWFRNEPLSAFDFKTPEQLVSDGRADDLLGYVQSLSAGAAG; this is encoded by the coding sequence ATGAGTGCTGAAGCAATCATCGAACCGTCCGACTATGATGCTCCCGACACCTTCGATCAGTTCATTTCTGATCTGAAAGCTCGCGCACGTCATGACAAGAGCCCTATCATCAGCCCTAGGATGTTTTGCCGTGCCATGGGCATGGACGTTCAGACGCTTGCTGCTCGTGCCCACGTCCACCGCGTAACAGTGAACCGTGCCCAAGGGTCTGAGAAGCTGCAGACCTATCTACGGGACGCAGTACGAGTCATGGGCGCCGCGGCTGCTGTGAATGACAATTTACAGGATGCCGCGTTCTGGTTCCGCAATGAGCCGTTGAGCGCGTTCGATTTCAAGACACCTGAGCAGTTGGTAAGTGATGGACGAGCCGATGACCTATTGGGCTACGTCCAATCGCTTAGCGCTGGCGCTGCCGGATAA
- a CDS encoding transposase family protein, with protein MTVDIYSRKIVEAEVFDQQSMPNSSEVIQRAVLRSCINQPLVLHADNGSAMKGSMRRATLQRLNITPSYRRPRVSNDCR; from the coding sequence ATGACCGTCGACATCTACAGCCGCAAGATTGTTGAGGCCGAGGTGTTCGACCAGCAGTCCATGCCCAACAGCAGCGAAGTGATCCAGCGTGCCGTGCTGCGCAGCTGCATTAACCAGCCACTGGTATTGCACGCAGATAACGGCTCCGCCATGAAGGGGTCGATGCGCCGGGCGACACTGCAGCGACTGAATATCACCCCGTCATACAGACGCCCTCGGGTCTCCAATGACTGTCGGTAG